CGGTAGCCAATATAGTTGAACAGGGTGACAAACGAGCCCATCAGCAGGAACCCGGTAAGGAACAGCAGGGGCAGGCCCTGGTCGCGCCAGTGCAGGCGGAAGTTAATCAGCAGCGTTTTTGGCCGCAGTGCGGTAGGGCGAAAGTGGCGCGATTCCGGGAGAATTTTCCAGAACATGAGCGCCGACGCCAGCGCAAAACAGCCGATCGCCGCCAGCGCTATCCGCCAGCTGAAGAAGTCGGTAAAGACCCCGCTCAGCAGCCGTCCGCTCATCCCGCCAATGGAGTTACCACTGATGTAGAGCCCCATCGAGAAGACGACAAAGCTGGGGTGGATCTCCTCGCTGAGGTAGGTCATACCCACCGCCGCCACGCCGCTAAGGGAGAGGCCGATCAGCGCGCGCATGATCAAAATCCCATGCCAGCTGGTCATCATCGTCGACAGTAAGGTACAAACCGAGGCCAGCAGCAGGGCGGTAACCATTACTGGCTTACGCCCGATGGCATCGGACAGCGGACCGGTAAAGAGTAAGCCGACCGCCAGCATCCCGGTTGAGATAGAGAGCGAAATACTGCTGCTGGCGGGCGTGACGCCGAACTCCTGGGACAACACCGGCAGGATCGGCTGCACGCAGTAGAGCAGGGCGAAAGTCGCCAGTCCGGCGGAGAAGAGCGCCAGGGTGACCCACATAAACTGCGGGGTGCCGCGTTTGATTAATTGAACCGGCCGCGCTTTAGCCGGTAAGAGATCGATATCATCTGTCGGGGCGATATCAGCCGTTGTTGTACGACTCACGTAAGTTCCTTGCTTCAACATCCCCGTGATTTCTGGTGACGGGTATGACCACAGGGATCAGGGTAGGAAAATGTAAATATTCTGTCTAATATATTAATAATCTCAAATGATACGTTAAAAATATGAATATCGAACTGCGTCACCTGCGCTACTTTGTGGCCGTCGCTGAGGAGCTGCATTTTGGTCGCGCGGCGGCGCGGCTGAATATCTCCCAACCGCCGCTGAGCCAGCAAATTCAGATCCTGGAGCAGCAG
This Leclercia sp. S52 DNA region includes the following protein-coding sequences:
- a CDS encoding MFS transporter yields the protein MSRTTTADIAPTDDIDLLPAKARPVQLIKRGTPQFMWVTLALFSAGLATFALLYCVQPILPVLSQEFGVTPASSSISLSISTGMLAVGLLFTGPLSDAIGRKPVMVTALLLASVCTLLSTMMTSWHGILIMRALIGLSLSGVAAVGMTYLSEEIHPSFVVFSMGLYISGNSIGGMSGRLLSGVFTDFFSWRIALAAIGCFALASALMFWKILPESRHFRPTALRPKTLLINFRLHWRDQGLPLLFLTGFLLMGSFVTLFNYIGYRLMLAPWHLSQALVGLLSVAYLTGTWSSPKAGAMTTRFGRGPVMLASTGIMLAGVLLTLLGNLWVIFAGMLLFSAGFFAAHSVASSWIGPRARRAKGQASSLYLFSYYLGSSIAGTLGGVFWHQYGWNGVGGFIAVMLCGALLVGRSLHRRLS